Proteins found in one Geobacillus thermoleovorans genomic segment:
- a CDS encoding DUF3006 domain-containing protein, translating into MKYIIDRFEGKWAVCEAEDGKMIDIEKSKLPKNARAGDVIVQENGKFRVDKKETEKRWKEIEELMNEVFEE; encoded by the coding sequence ATGAAATATATCATTGATCGCTTCGAGGGTAAATGGGCAGTTTGTGAGGCGGAGGATGGCAAAATGATCGATATTGAGAAAAGCAAGCTACCCAAAAACGCCCGCGCCGGCGATGTGATTGTACAAGAGAACGGAAAGTTCCGAGTGGATAAAAAAGAAACAGAGAAGCGGTGGAAAGAGATTGAAGAGTTGATGAATGAGGTGTTTGAGGAGTAA